A stretch of Acidovorax sp. RAC01 DNA encodes these proteins:
- a CDS encoding GNAT family N-acetyltransferase, translated as MSFEWKHSTDGIDWDELSALYRAAPLGEKSPLHLQKVFSNSMFKCFVYENEKLVAVGRALADGADCSYLCDIAVSPGHQGTGLGKQVVSTLMGMSSGHKKIILYAVPGKEPFYRKFGFLRMKTAMAVFDNQKQQIESGYLSEA; from the coding sequence GTGTCATTCGAATGGAAACACTCTACGGATGGGATCGACTGGGACGAGCTTTCTGCCCTTTATCGAGCTGCTCCTCTGGGCGAGAAGAGCCCGCTTCATCTGCAGAAGGTCTTCTCAAACAGCATGTTCAAGTGTTTCGTCTACGAGAATGAGAAGCTCGTAGCGGTGGGACGTGCGCTCGCAGATGGTGCTGATTGCTCGTACCTCTGCGACATTGCGGTATCGCCCGGCCATCAAGGTACAGGCCTTGGTAAACAGGTTGTCAGCACCTTGATGGGAATGTCATCCGGACACAAGAAAATCATCCTGTATGCAGTGCCTGGCAAAGAGCCTTTCTATAGAAAGTTTGGCTTCTTGCGAATGAAAACTGCCATGGCCGTTTTTGATAATCAGAAGCAGCAAATTGAAAGTGGCTACCTCAGTGAAGCGTAG
- a CDS encoding AGE family epimerase/isomerase, whose product MNPYQETSPMPPPLPDFRSPDFLRTHLRETMAFYDRTATDPSGGMYQFFLDDGTVTDARTRHLVSATRYVVTHAMLLRTTDDERYRTGMLHALQFLRTAFLDPTTGGYAWLIDWHEGQLRVLDATRHCYGMAFVMLAYARAFEAGVPEAREWLSQAFDTAEQHFWQPDVGLYADEASPDWQLTAYRGQNANMHACEAMISAYRATGERRYIERAEQLAQGICQRQAALSGRASAPAAEGWVWEHFNADWSVDWDYNRHDRTNIFRPWGYQVGHQTEWAKLLLQLDALHPADWHLPCAERLFNDAMDKGWDAEHGGIYYGMAPDGSICDDGKYHWVQAESMAAAAVLAVRTGDARYWQWYDRIWAYCWAHFVDHEHGAWFRILHRDNRNTTREKSNAGKVDYHNMGACYDVLGVVV is encoded by the coding sequence ATGAATCCGTACCAGGAGACTTCCCCCATGCCCCCGCCCTTGCCCGATTTCCGCTCGCCCGATTTCCTGCGCACCCACCTGCGCGAGACCATGGCGTTCTACGACCGCACGGCCACCGACCCCAGCGGCGGCATGTACCAGTTCTTTCTGGACGACGGCACCGTGACCGACGCGCGCACGCGCCACCTGGTCAGCGCTACGCGCTACGTGGTCACGCACGCCATGCTGCTGCGCACCACCGATGACGAGCGTTATCGCACCGGCATGCTGCATGCGCTGCAGTTTCTGCGCACCGCCTTCCTCGACCCCACCACCGGCGGCTACGCTTGGCTCATCGACTGGCACGAGGGCCAGCTCCGGGTGCTGGACGCCACGCGCCACTGCTACGGTATGGCGTTTGTGATGCTGGCCTATGCCCGCGCATTCGAAGCCGGCGTGCCCGAAGCCCGCGAGTGGCTGAGCCAGGCCTTCGACACTGCCGAGCAGCATTTCTGGCAACCCGACGTGGGCTTGTACGCCGACGAGGCTAGCCCCGACTGGCAGCTCACCGCCTACCGCGGCCAGAACGCCAACATGCACGCCTGCGAGGCCATGATTTCGGCCTACCGCGCCACCGGCGAGCGCCGCTACATCGAGCGCGCCGAGCAACTGGCGCAAGGCATCTGCCAGCGCCAGGCCGCCTTGTCAGGCCGCGCCAGCGCCCCGGCCGCCGAGGGCTGGGTGTGGGAGCATTTCAACGCCGACTGGTCGGTGGACTGGGACTACAACCGCCACGACCGCACCAACATCTTCCGCCCCTGGGGCTACCAGGTCGGCCACCAGACCGAATGGGCCAAGCTGCTGCTGCAACTCGATGCGCTGCACCCCGCGGACTGGCATTTGCCGTGTGCGGAACGCCTGTTCAACGATGCCATGGACAAAGGCTGGGATGCCGAGCATGGCGGCATCTACTACGGCATGGCGCCCGACGGCAGCATCTGCGACGACGGTAAATACCACTGGGTGCAGGCCGAAAGCATGGCCGCCGCTGCGGTGCTGGCGGTGCGCACGGGCGACGCGCGCTACTGGCAGTGGTACGACCGCATCTGGGCTTACTGCTGGGCGCATTTTGTGGACCACGAACACGGCGCGTGGTTTCGCATCCTGCACCGCGACAACCGCAACACCACCCGGGAGAAAAGCAATGCGGGGAAGGTGGACTATCACAACATGGGGGCGTGTTATGACGTCCTGGGGGTGGTGGTCTAG
- the pgi gene encoding glucose-6-phosphate isomerase, giving the protein MYLRCDQSPQWPELAAVLARRGRQFDLREAFAADARRFSHFSQQAPHVFADLSKNLWDRTTEALLLDMAQACGLAQHRDAMFSGQPINNTEGRAVLHTLLRRPSGLALPGDGPEVAGQLAQVHGTLDAMLAYADAVRADDAITDIVNIGIGGSDLGPHMAVLALEEFRAAGKRMHFVSNVDGHELHSVLQGLKPHGTLFLIASKTFTTAETMTNAASARAWFDAQGGTDVARHFAALTTNVDAARQMGIHTTFGFWDWVGGRYSLWSAIGLPLAISIGAARFREFLAGAHAMDEHFRTAPLAQNLPVRMGLLDVWYRNFHGFASRCIAPYHAALRRLPAYLQQLEMESNGKRVAQDGRMLPYATSPVLWGEPGTNGQHAFFQMLHQGTDVVPLEFIAVRQPTHPLPGHQGKLLANALAQAQALMVGKASDSDGHRHFPGNRPSTFLLLDALTPASLGAVIALQEHRVFVSGSLWGINSFDQWGVELGKVLAKDIEARLGTGDVAGLDASTAGLLGLIRSRG; this is encoded by the coding sequence ATGTACCTCCGTTGCGACCAGTCTCCCCAATGGCCCGAGCTTGCGGCCGTCCTTGCCCGGCGAGGCCGCCAGTTCGACCTGCGCGAAGCCTTCGCTGCCGACGCCCGGCGGTTTTCGCATTTCAGCCAGCAGGCGCCGCACGTGTTTGCAGACCTGTCGAAGAACCTGTGGGACCGCACGACCGAGGCCCTGCTGCTGGACATGGCGCAGGCCTGCGGCCTGGCACAGCACCGCGACGCGATGTTCAGCGGCCAGCCCATCAACAACACCGAAGGCCGCGCGGTGCTGCACACGCTGCTGCGCCGCCCCTCCGGGCTGGCCTTGCCGGGCGATGGCCCGGAAGTGGCCGGGCAACTGGCCCAGGTGCACGGCACGCTCGACGCCATGCTGGCCTATGCCGATGCGGTGCGTGCCGATGACGCCATCACCGACATCGTGAACATCGGGATCGGCGGGTCTGACCTGGGCCCGCACATGGCCGTGCTGGCGCTCGAAGAATTCCGCGCCGCTGGCAAGCGCATGCACTTTGTGTCGAACGTGGACGGGCACGAGCTGCACAGCGTGTTGCAGGGCCTTAAGCCGCACGGCACGCTGTTCCTCATTGCATCCAAGACCTTCACCACCGCCGAAACCATGACCAACGCCGCCTCTGCGCGCGCATGGTTTGACGCGCAGGGCGGCACCGACGTGGCCCGCCACTTTGCAGCGCTCACCACCAATGTGGACGCGGCGCGGCAGATGGGCATCCACACCACCTTCGGCTTCTGGGACTGGGTGGGCGGGCGCTATTCGCTGTGGTCTGCCATTGGCCTGCCGCTGGCCATCTCGATTGGCGCTGCGCGCTTCCGCGAGTTCCTTGCCGGTGCGCACGCGATGGACGAGCACTTTCGCACCGCCCCCCTGGCGCAGAACCTGCCCGTGCGCATGGGCCTGCTGGACGTGTGGTACCGCAACTTCCACGGCTTTGCCAGCCGCTGCATCGCGCCGTACCACGCGGCTCTGCGGCGCCTGCCGGCCTACCTGCAGCAGCTGGAGATGGAAAGCAATGGCAAGCGCGTAGCGCAGGACGGCCGCATGCTGCCCTACGCCACCTCGCCCGTGCTGTGGGGCGAGCCCGGCACCAACGGCCAGCACGCGTTCTTTCAGATGCTGCACCAGGGCACCGACGTGGTGCCGCTCGAATTCATCGCCGTGCGCCAGCCCACACACCCGCTGCCCGGCCACCAGGGCAAGCTGCTGGCCAATGCCCTGGCGCAGGCCCAGGCGCTGATGGTGGGCAAGGCCAGCGATTCCGACGGGCACCGCCACTTCCCGGGCAACCGGCCCAGCACGTTTTTGCTGCTGGACGCGCTCACCCCCGCATCGCTGGGCGCAGTGATTGCGCTGCAGGAGCACCGCGTGTTTGTCAGTGGCAGCCTGTGGGGCATCAACAGCTTTGACCAGTGGGGGGTGGAGCTGGGCAAGGTGCTGGCCAAAGACATCGAGGCGCGGCTGGGCACTGGCGATGTGGCGGGGCTGGATGCTTCGACCGCCGGGCTGCTGGGTTTGATCCGCAGCCGTGGCTGA
- the zwf gene encoding glucose-6-phosphate dehydrogenase: MSFDLVLFGGTGDLAWRKLMPALFQAFRHGTLPTGGRIIAVARDDLSDEQYRSLIKSRFDGVDLAKRPAPEEFEQFAALLHYLRMDLSQTQDYERLAAMLKERAAESVVMYVATAPSLFTNVCEQIAAVGLNGPTTRVVLEKPLGHDLKSNQAINETLRRVLKEEQVFRIDHYLGKPSVQNLFAMRFGNALFEPLWRREHIANIQITIAEELGVESRGAFYDQTGALRDMVQNHALQLLCAIGMEPPINSGANAIRDEKLKVLQSLKPWSMETIGQHVIRGQYAAGNVHGQQVPGYAQEKGVAAGSTTETFVALRTEISNWRWAGVPFYIRTGKRLAGRDAHIVVNFKPVPHPIFKTAAGAANRLVINLQPKDGLELHLMAQGAAQHQTEPALSQVHLNLDFDQRFGAERVGAYERLLLDVIAGRLNLFVRSDEQEEAWRWVEPILQYWKNDPAGPRPYAPGTWGPSAASAMIARDGHCWSEEM, encoded by the coding sequence ATGAGTTTTGACCTTGTCCTGTTTGGCGGAACCGGCGACCTGGCCTGGCGCAAGCTGATGCCTGCGCTGTTCCAGGCCTTCCGCCACGGGACTTTGCCCACGGGGGGCCGCATCATTGCGGTGGCCCGCGACGACCTGAGCGACGAACAATACCGCAGCCTGATCAAGTCGCGCTTTGATGGTGTGGACCTGGCCAAGCGCCCTGCCCCCGAAGAGTTCGAGCAGTTTGCCGCACTCCTGCACTATCTGCGCATGGACCTGTCGCAAACGCAGGACTACGAGCGGCTCGCCGCCATGCTGAAGGAGCGCGCGGCCGAGTCGGTGGTGATGTATGTGGCCACCGCGCCGAGCCTGTTCACCAACGTGTGCGAGCAGATCGCCGCCGTGGGCCTGAACGGCCCCACCACGCGCGTGGTGCTGGAGAAGCCGCTGGGCCACGACCTCAAATCCAACCAGGCCATCAACGAGACATTGCGCCGCGTCCTCAAGGAAGAGCAGGTGTTCCGCATCGACCACTACCTGGGCAAGCCCTCGGTGCAAAACCTGTTTGCCATGCGCTTTGGCAACGCGCTGTTCGAGCCACTGTGGCGGCGCGAGCACATTGCCAACATCCAGATCACCATTGCCGAGGAACTGGGCGTGGAGTCGCGCGGGGCCTTCTACGACCAGACCGGCGCGCTGCGCGACATGGTGCAGAACCATGCGCTGCAGCTGCTGTGCGCGATCGGCATGGAGCCGCCCATCAACTCGGGCGCCAATGCCATCCGCGATGAAAAGCTCAAGGTGCTGCAGTCGCTCAAGCCCTGGAGCATGGAAACCATTGGCCAGCATGTGATCCGCGGGCAGTACGCGGCTGGCAATGTGCACGGCCAGCAGGTGCCGGGCTACGCGCAGGAAAAGGGCGTGGCCGCCGGCAGCACCACCGAGACCTTTGTGGCGCTGCGCACCGAGATCAGCAACTGGCGTTGGGCGGGCGTGCCGTTCTACATCCGCACCGGCAAACGGCTGGCGGGACGCGATGCGCACATCGTCGTCAACTTCAAGCCCGTGCCCCACCCGATCTTCAAGACGGCCGCGGGCGCGGCCAACCGCCTGGTGATCAACCTGCAGCCCAAGGACGGGCTGGAACTGCACCTGATGGCCCAGGGCGCGGCACAGCACCAGACGGAGCCTGCCCTGTCGCAGGTGCACCTGAACCTGGACTTCGACCAGCGCTTTGGCGCCGAGCGCGTGGGCGCGTACGAGCGCCTGCTGCTCGACGTGATTGCCGGCCGCCTGAACCTGTTTGTGCGCAGCGACGAACAGGAAGAAGCCTGGCGCTGGGTGGAACCCATCCTGCAGTACTGGAAGAACGACCCTGCAGGCCCGCGCCCGTATGCACCGGGCACCTGGGGGCCGAGCGCTGCGAGCGCGATGATTGCGCGTGACGGGCATTGCTGGAGCGAGGAGATGTAA
- a CDS encoding helix-turn-helix domain-containing protein: MLKKRRMPHLYSPVVDGFSRSAGAVLYAEQQPPLDLADVVHVFWQLRTVVPLSSDFQYHAVPDACVNLLFNQMDLAVAGITALHTQATTLNLGTVFHYVGVQLFPGVWRGNRKEIQDRYVGNAYEGALPLVHTNHQLAGLNFDAMAPVLADLVRWCVTHGQVRGDPLTAAILSRLDAIRTVADMAALAGLSTRQLQRKLRETTGFSPHDLLKVLRLQQSFRRHYLDLYADQSHFTSAFRQALGYTPGQYRKAFDVRFLQDDTEVGG, from the coding sequence ATGCTGAAGAAACGCCGGATGCCCCATCTGTACTCCCCTGTCGTGGACGGCTTCTCCCGAAGCGCTGGCGCTGTGCTCTATGCGGAGCAGCAGCCCCCGCTTGACCTGGCAGATGTGGTGCATGTGTTCTGGCAGTTGCGCACCGTGGTTCCACTTTCTTCCGACTTTCAATATCACGCGGTGCCAGACGCTTGTGTGAACTTGTTGTTCAACCAAATGGACCTCGCGGTCGCCGGGATCACAGCCTTACACACGCAGGCCACCACGCTGAATCTGGGAACCGTCTTTCATTACGTAGGGGTCCAGTTGTTTCCAGGCGTGTGGCGGGGCAACCGGAAAGAAATCCAGGACCGATACGTGGGCAACGCCTATGAGGGTGCACTGCCCTTGGTGCACACCAACCACCAACTGGCGGGGCTGAACTTCGACGCGATGGCTCCGGTGCTGGCGGATCTGGTACGGTGGTGCGTGACGCATGGTCAGGTGCGTGGGGATCCGCTCACGGCAGCGATCCTGTCGCGGCTCGATGCCATCCGTACCGTGGCCGATATGGCTGCGCTAGCGGGCCTGTCGACCCGGCAACTGCAGCGCAAGTTGCGGGAAACCACGGGATTCTCACCGCACGATCTGCTCAAGGTACTGCGATTGCAGCAGTCCTTCCGTCGTCATTACCTCGACTTGTACGCAGACCAGTCCCACTTTACGAGTGCATTTCGGCAGGCCCTCGGCTACACGCCTGGCCAGTACCGCAAGGCGTTCGATGTCCGATTTCTACAAGACGACACGGAGGTCGGTGGATAA
- a CDS encoding VOC family protein: protein MHKPNAIGWFDLYVDDLDRATTFYENVFQRRLAPIGDPTGETVMHSFPADMAAYGAGGALVHSPYGRPGPGGTMVYFSVDDCAVESARVTAAGGRLLRPKFSIGEFGWVALCADTEGNLFGLSSMR, encoded by the coding sequence ATGCACAAACCCAACGCCATCGGCTGGTTCGATCTCTATGTGGACGATCTGGACCGCGCCACCACCTTCTACGAAAACGTCTTTCAGCGCAGACTCGCGCCCATAGGTGACCCGACCGGGGAAACCGTGATGCACAGCTTCCCAGCCGACATGGCGGCCTATGGTGCGGGGGGGGCGTTGGTGCACTCGCCGTATGGTCGCCCTGGACCGGGGGGAACCATGGTTTATTTCAGTGTCGACGACTGCGCGGTGGAGTCTGCCCGCGTGACAGCCGCGGGTGGGCGCCTGCTGCGCCCCAAGTTTTCCATCGGCGAGTTCGGCTGGGTCGCGCTGTGTGCTGACACCGAAGGCAACCTGTTTGGGCTGAGCTCGATGCGCTGA
- the gloA2 gene encoding SMU1112c/YaeR family gloxylase I-like metalloprotein produces the protein MTSAGLPQPPALQLGGIHHVAIIAGDYARSRRFYTEVLGLRVVHEVFRAERQSHKLDLALPDGTQVELFSFPSPPPRPSYPEARGLRHLALRVDDMDASLAALAAHGVTAEPVRIDPFTGARFTFIADPDGLPIELVECLP, from the coding sequence ATGACCAGCGCCGGTCTGCCACAGCCGCCCGCGCTGCAACTGGGCGGCATCCACCATGTAGCCATCATCGCGGGCGACTACGCGCGTTCGCGCCGCTTCTACACCGAGGTGCTGGGCCTGCGCGTGGTGCATGAGGTATTCCGCGCCGAACGGCAGTCACACAAGCTCGACCTGGCGCTGCCCGACGGCACGCAGGTGGAGCTGTTTTCGTTCCCCAGCCCACCACCGCGGCCGTCGTACCCCGAAGCCCGCGGCCTGCGCCACCTGGCGCTGCGCGTGGACGACATGGATGCCAGCCTCGCTGCCCTGGCAGCCCACGGCGTGACGGCAGAACCGGTGCGGATTGATCCCTTCACCGGGGCGCGCTTCACCTTCATCGCAGATCCCGACGGCCTACCCATCGAACTGGTGGAGTGCTTGCCGTGA
- the glk gene encoding glucokinase: MSPSLPLRLLADIGGTNIRLAWQAAPDGPLHDTRVLPCAQYPTVDAALQAYLHEVGIATPREAAFGIANPVTGDAIRMTNHSWSFSQRAVREAFGFERLVVINDFTALALALPLLTPDLLRPVGGGEAVPGAAIALVGPGTGLGVSGLVFPPASSAGVPLSGEGGHVTLAAQTQREFDVLAILQERYGHVSAERAVCGAGLVDLYHALRRLAQRGGKEVSSAAQVTELALQANDALALEALDLFCGFLGSVAGNLALTLGARGGVYLGGGIVPRLGTWFDQSSFRARFEAKGRFQPYLASIPVWVIDPGATPALYGASRALDIAGSAP, from the coding sequence ATGTCCCCTTCACTCCCCCTGCGCCTGCTGGCCGACATCGGCGGCACCAACATCCGCCTGGCCTGGCAGGCCGCGCCCGACGGCCCGCTGCACGACACCCGCGTGCTGCCCTGCGCCCAGTACCCCACGGTGGACGCCGCCCTCCAGGCCTACCTGCACGAGGTAGGCATCGCCACCCCGCGAGAAGCCGCCTTCGGCATTGCCAACCCGGTCACGGGCGACGCTATCCGCATGACCAACCACAGCTGGAGCTTCTCGCAGCGCGCCGTGCGCGAGGCCTTTGGCTTTGAGCGCCTGGTGGTCATCAATGACTTCACCGCACTGGCCCTGGCGCTGCCCCTGCTCACGCCCGACCTGCTGCGCCCCGTGGGCGGCGGCGAGGCCGTGCCCGGCGCGGCGATTGCGCTGGTGGGCCCCGGTACCGGGCTGGGCGTATCCGGCCTGGTGTTCCCGCCCGCGTCGTCGGCGGGCGTGCCGCTGTCGGGCGAAGGTGGCCACGTCACGCTGGCCGCGCAGACGCAACGCGAGTTTGATGTGCTGGCCATCCTGCAGGAGCGCTATGGTCACGTCTCGGCCGAGCGGGCGGTGTGTGGCGCGGGGCTGGTGGACCTGTACCACGCACTGCGCCGCCTGGCCCAGCGCGGCGGTAAAGAAGTGAGCTCGGCCGCGCAGGTGACCGAGCTGGCCCTGCAGGCCAACGACGCGCTGGCGCTGGAGGCATTGGACCTGTTCTGCGGCTTTCTGGGCAGCGTAGCCGGCAACCTGGCGCTCACGCTGGGTGCGCGCGGGGGCGTGTACCTGGGCGGCGGCATCGTGCCGCGCCTGGGCACGTGGTTCGACCAGTCGTCGTTTCGTGCGCGGTTCGAGGCCAAGGGGCGGTTCCAGCCGTACCTGGCTTCCATTCCGGTATGGGTGATCGACCCCGGCGCCACCCCCGCGCTCTACGGCGCATCCCGCGCGCTCGACATCGCCGGCTCGGCCCCATGA
- a CDS encoding ABC transporter ATP-binding protein: MASSLDIAGINKRFGKGDKSVEVLRKVDIHVAPGEFLILVGPSGCGKSTLLNIIAGLDEPTEGEIRIGGKNVVGMPPRDRDIAMVFQSYALYPTLSVADNIGFALEMRKMPKPERQKRIDEVAAMLQISHLLDRRPSQLSGGQRQRVAMGRALARQPQLFLFDEPLSNLDAKLRVEMRAEIKRLHQASGITSVYVTHDQVEAMTLGSRIAVMKGGVVQQLGTPDEIYNRPANTYVATFIGSPTMNLLRGTSQAGQFGLQGAALNLAAPQQGSAEMMLGVRPEHLVLDDAAPWRGEVSVVEPTGPDTYVVVDTAAGNVTLRTDAQTRVRPGDRVGLSVAPAHAHWFDAKTEARVA, encoded by the coding sequence ATGGCGTCATCACTCGACATCGCAGGCATCAACAAGCGCTTCGGCAAGGGCGACAAGAGCGTGGAAGTGCTGCGCAAGGTAGACATCCACGTCGCCCCCGGCGAATTCCTCATCCTGGTGGGCCCCTCGGGCTGCGGCAAGTCCACGCTGCTCAACATCATTGCGGGGCTCGATGAGCCCACCGAAGGCGAGATCCGCATCGGCGGCAAGAACGTGGTGGGCATGCCGCCGCGCGACCGCGACATCGCCATGGTGTTCCAGAGCTACGCGCTGTACCCCACGCTCAGCGTGGCCGACAACATCGGCTTCGCGTTAGAGATGCGCAAGATGCCCAAGCCCGAGCGGCAAAAGCGCATCGACGAAGTGGCCGCCATGCTGCAGATCAGCCACCTGCTGGACCGCCGGCCCAGCCAGCTTTCGGGCGGGCAGCGCCAGCGCGTGGCCATGGGGCGGGCGCTGGCGCGCCAGCCGCAGCTGTTTCTGTTTGACGAGCCGCTGTCCAACCTGGACGCCAAGCTGCGCGTGGAAATGCGCGCCGAGATCAAGCGCCTGCACCAGGCCAGCGGCATCACCAGCGTGTACGTCACGCACGACCAGGTCGAGGCCATGACGCTGGGCTCGCGCATCGCCGTGATGAAGGGCGGCGTGGTGCAGCAGCTCGGCACGCCCGACGAAATCTACAACCGCCCGGCCAACACCTATGTGGCCACCTTCATCGGCTCGCCCACCATGAACCTGCTGCGTGGAACATCGCAGGCGGGGCAGTTCGGTCTCCAGGGTGCAGCGCTGAACCTGGCCGCGCCCCAGCAGGGCAGCGCCGAGATGATGCTGGGCGTGCGGCCCGAGCATCTGGTGCTGGACGACGCCGCCCCGTGGCGCGGCGAGGTCAGCGTGGTGGAACCCACGGGGCCCGATACCTATGTGGTGGTGGACACCGCCGCCGGCAACGTCACCCTGCGCACGGATGCCCAGACCCGCGTGCGGCCCGGCGACCGCGTGGGCCTGAGCGTGGCCCCTGCGCACGCGCACTGGTTCGACGCCAAGACCGAGGCACGCGTCGCCTGA